In Epinephelus lanceolatus isolate andai-2023 chromosome 7, ASM4190304v1, whole genome shotgun sequence, the genomic stretch GGCTTAAGCATCCTTCTTTTTGATGATGAGCGGTCCAACGTTGTCCCCGGTTTCCTCGTTGTGTTTGGTGTGGGCTCCATCGCAGAAAGGGAACTGTAAGCAAACGCACCGTGTTAGTGGGAAAACAAGTCGCTCTTATCAAGTTGACGCCCTTTGCACTTTATGATATGAGAGAACACTGTTAGCCAATGCTAAGTCAATCTCCCCAAAGTCACCTGAAGCTATGACAGAGAAACAAGATCACTGTAATCAGCTTTCGGGCAGACATGTTAACTGTATCACCCTGACCAAAGACTGTTCTTATCTGTATTCTAGTCTTCTATTCCCCAGTGGTTATAAAGAGTCAAATTATTTAACACGGCAAACTTGGGGCATCTAGTGCTGAGGATGTAGAACTAAATCATCTACCATGTGCCAAGCTTGTAGGACAGCAATGTTGACTGACGTGAAAACATTAACGGcattatctagagccagtgtttggtttgtctgttctgggctactgtaggaaaACATGGCAGAGTCTTTGGAAGAGGACCTGCACCGTACGTACTCAtcaacagctcattctaaggtaacgaaaacacgaCTCTTAttgtcaggtgattataaactaatgaaagcACCGACATAAATATTACATACCATTTATAGGGTAGCAGCAGTAAACCAGTTTACAAGTATACCATGGTATGAAAATCATacagtgtacatttgcttatctacgatattgAAAAACATATGCAACTGGACGGAGATTCTCACCTGCATGTGTGCATCTCTTTTCCTACTCAGACTATTATCACATACTCTCATTAAAAATAGTTTCAAGTTtccatttatgaaaaaaaaccttCTGTTTTCAATGCTTTAAAGGTCACTGTAACTGATAAAGAGAATAGTAATCATGTCATAGCATATACCCTTAAACCAGGGTATTTACCGAGAATGTCATCGTATTAGAATATCTCATATCGTTGCAATCCtactgccaatagatgcccctaaatcctacatactggagcTTTTGGTGATGCCTTAAACTTTGATTTTCCTTGTTCTTTATTCTATGTTCAATAGAAAAATTGCAGATCTTGTTCATGCAGAGGATTTTCCAACATCTCGAGGACTCCAAGTACCACTTGGGTCTATAATTTTTAAATATAACACCTACACAAAATGGTAGCTGCCCACTCTCTTCTTACAAAAGCTAGAAATCAGTGTTACCAAGTGCTTAATTTACTCCTGCTTAGCACTTTAGCCAACACTACTGACAGCCTCTGATATGGTTTGCGGAGCTCTTTTGAGTTGAAAGTAGTGCTGATACTGATGATTTAGCAGTCAAAGCCTGGCTGTGACATCACTAACTGAGATGTGAACAGAAATGCAACATGTGTGAAAAGTCTGAGGTAGGTAGTTACAATAGTTTTGTACCCTTGATGGGTAGATTTGATCTCTTAGCATGTCAAATACCAGGTACTCAAAGCTTAAGTGTAATTATAAATCCCTCTGAAGCAGCTGCTGAGGCCTGACCTTCTTTGACTTCCAGCAGCGGCAGTACACAGCCTTGGTGCCGATGTCCTCCATGTCGAAGCTGTGGACCACTTTGGGGCTATCTTTGCTGACCGATGTGTTCACCAGGCCCTTTTTACAGCTCCGCCCGTTCAGGTAATGGCTGACGAGGAAACCTCCGACAGCTGCAACCACTGCGACCGGCACTGCCACTATAAAATGctctggagagagacagagagtgagtcATGATGTGCCTACAGAAGGCTGCTTTATTGCCAAAATACACCTGTCTGTTTACGGCTCGGTGAAGAAGTTACAGCCAGTTTTTCTTTGTATGCTATAAAATGTGAGTGGACAAAAAATGAGAAACACCTCCCAAATTTATTGCAATTTAAATCAGTGTTACCACCAACCATAGTCTCCATCGTGACCAGAGATGACCTCTCTGACACAGGGTCAACAACAGGCtacacaaaaacagcatttacTGCATGTCTAATTTACTGGCTTGTGTTACACAGCAGTCTGAGTGACTTTAGGGTTTATGGTATCCAACTGCCCATATAAGCACTTAATCACTAATCCTATGTAAACTATGGtctctgtatgtttctgtagGTCAAGGCTCTTCAAAGCCTGTAAGTCATAATTGCAGTATTTGCTCCACTATTTCAGCCTGTCTACATGTGTTCCACTAAAATCAAATATCCTCCCTCACATAGCCTTACTGTACATTGCATCAATTTGTGATCTAAACTGGTTCACACTTTGGTTATGCATAGAAACAGAAACTAAATCCTATTTCCAGCTTTCACCAGTTGAACAGAAACAAACGAATTTTAAGGTTTTTGATGCCTCACAGATTTGTCAAGTTTAGAGACAGACTTGTCATCCTGGATCAAGACTAAATCTCTCTCCCTACAGCTTCGCCATGTTGCATCATCAGAGGAAGGGCCTGTCTATTGGATACAGATAAAACTAAATTATGCGCGGTGCCTTTGCGTTGTGACCGTTTTTGCAAGGAGGATTATCCAGGTCCACTGAGCATCACATGATGTCGAGTCCTCAGACAAGAGGACCAGGGGGGCCTGCTGTCAGTCTGGATCAGCAGGTTCAGTGATTAGCTGCTTTGCTAGAGAGGCTAGAGGCAATGATAACTACGATACTCCTACAGTAGGTGATGGGATCGCCTCCAAGTATGGCCTCGGCTGATGGTCCAAACTATTTGAGTGACCGTCTAAAGTTGGAAACACATGTGGCTGGCTGACCAGTTAGCTAGCTGAGTGGCAGTTAGCCAGCTAACGTTAAGGAGCGGCTGTTGATACAGTAGCTGATGAGTAACTCTTTTTTAGAAACTAGATAATTATTTAAAGACATGTGTATTAAACTCACTAGTAGTCTCCATAAAGCCCCGCTGTAGCATACAAAAAATCTTCTACCGTACTGTTAGCTCTTACACGGCTCGGGTAATGTTAGGTCACAGACACGCTGAGTTTACATGGAGTGACAAACGAAAACACAACACGCAtttaatgctaacatgctattAGCTAGCTTCAATACTTTACCTTTTGTTATCGTGAGTCCCGAGCTGGGTGCCTGGGGCAGCGGAGGCATTGGCATCTGTGGCAAAGATGGAAAACCTGGGGTTGACATGTTTTCCGTGGACGGTGTGTTATTTGTGGATAGCGCTCAGCAGCAAGGTCAACCAGGGAGTCTTATCTGAACTCTGTCTGCTCCACAAGCGCCGAGCTCGGCCCTCGGCATCTACGTCACTGTGCTGCAGCCAATCAGGTGTGAGGAGGGGAGAGTGATGCGCTGCCAGAGCAAGATAGTAAACCTCAACGAACTTCCGGCTTCGCTCTAATGCTGTTTTGGAACACTACTCCTACAATTACAATATATCTCATTCATGTTCCATTAATGTTCTTTACCCGCATATTTTAAATATCACGGGTTACACGTTAGCATTTTCGAAGAGCTCGTACTTGTGTTAAATCttatttacttactttaatTGTAAAATTCATTCTTAACAGTGAGAACAGTAATTTGATATGttagttttaatttaatttatatactttattaattcgcctgaggggaaattaaattttttcaatcttgctgtcaattacacacaggtccgaaagacacacacacacgcacaaacatgagctatacatgcacaaagtggagagatgttagagtgagggggctgcccatgtaAAGTGACATTTTAACTTTCATCTAAGTGTCCATATACTGGCTTTTCACGGAGTTTTAGCCAAATTTCACAGCCTCCTATAGCAAATAGTTTGCTCTGCCGGTAGTGCATCCGCAAGCTTAATTAATGAACGTGGGTGCATGATGATAGGTTTCCACTGGAGGAGAATCATCTTGATGGCTGCGAGCTTTGGCGAGTCCCATTTCCCTTTTTCTTGAACCACGTAAATGAGATGACGAACCACAGCAGTCCTTTGTGGATTTAATTTGATAAACTTCCCTTAAAAACTGTGTCCATTTTTTAACAACTATATGTATTAACACAGAATCCcaataaactgaaatttaatGCACTCAAATGACATAAAAGCACCAGCAGAGGGAAACATTATGACCCACCATCATGGACACTTAAACCATTTTGAAACAtctgaaggaagaaaaaaaaaatcactggaaaTTTAAGTGCAATGTCAAAAGGTGACCTCTTGGTATTATATGAaataatgaattttatttttctctttaattcctttaaacagaacagaaaacatgGAACTACATCTCCCATACTTCTAATCATTACTTCAGAGCAATTCAAAAGAACTAGACATTTCCAAATATCTATTAAGTATTGAACCATCTAACAGTGATACTATGTGGTATTGGCAGGTATTATTCATCCTAtgaatttcctgtaaaaacgggTCATAGCTGTGACCTGGCTTCATGTCCCCTTCCGACCTCTGCATGTCATCAAAAGGGCCTGAGAATGAGTCAACACAGGAATCATGGGTTTTTATTACACAGTTTAATCAACACACAAAGCTCAACGAGCCTCTCAGGTAATTCAATATACAGAGGTTTTGTGCAAGAAGAGTGGGTTCTCCTCGCACCCAGAGCCCAAGCCAGTCCCATAGCCATTTAAGATGTTAGCCTCTAATTTAACaatagcaaaaaacaaaaaaagaaaacaaaaaaagaaaaaggaaaaaaatgcaacctAAAGAGTTatgggagggggagggggaggggataAAAACACAGGTTAAACTAAGAAAAATAAATTGCTTAAATACCTGGTCCAGAACCTCCACTTTGTGAATAAAGAAAAGTTGGTGGTAGTGGTAGGGGTGACATGGGGTTACAAttgtgcgtgcatgtgtctatgtgtgtgtacaaaggGGTCAACTTGGGTGGGGTGGGAGGAGGGGAGTTAGGAGCAGGAGGTGTGGGGATAAATTCAAGTCCTTTCATAGAATCCAACAGAAGACCAAATAGGccatgtgcatttttttccatttcacatAGCCTGCAATGATTTCTTTTAAGTATTCATTGTATAAAATACAGAGTGCCCTTCGACTCGCGTGCGAAAACAAACTGCTTTCTTGAATTGTACCCTCTACAGATGGGAATtataaggaaaacaaaacaagaaaggaTGCAGAGCGTAAAAATCCCTCCATCTTATTGCCCCCCACTCCcctaaaaaaaaatagggaaataaaggaaaaaaaggtcCCCTCAAAGTTTTACAGATGCTCAAAGGAATGCTTTTAGTGATTAACGTCTGGGGGAGGGTGGGTGAggatgcaggtgtgtgtgtaggaaAAAGGAGGAGTTGGAGAGGGGGCCGCAACAGTCCAACCTGCATGGTGACAAAATGTAACGGAATACAGAAGTCAGGAGACGGGGCCAGAGGTCacgagggagggaggaggaggtgaaaaaGGAGTAGGGGGAGATGGGTATTACCATTGCAAGTTGACAATATGTACATTGGAGGGTGGGCAGGTGAGCTGAGaggcaggaggggaggaggagggtggggaAGGGAGACAGAgccaaacagagggagagaaagaagagagaaagagagggagggaggaggtggggCAGAGGGAGTTTTACAGGTACTCTGGTGAAGGGGAGGCGTGGCTCAAAGAAAGCACTCCAATGGAAACCAACAAGATCttgttttaaacttttcatttgtttgaatggttttttgtttgttttctctttacATCTGAAGCTCCCCTAACCTTATTTCGTAGAGGTGGTTGGCCATGATTCTACCCCAACACTACATTGCATACTTTTGTGTCCATTCCCGAGCTATTTTGTTGTACCTGTGAacaagcagagagagacagagaaagagaagacaGTTGTTAGCTGTTTAGCCTTGTAAAGACCAACATATTAgggttttgtcacattttattaccaaaaaaaatctgaaggGACATTGCGACACTGTCACCTCCAATAATTTCCATGTGTACATCATAAGTTTTGCTGCTAtacttgcagcagcagcagcagcagcagcagcagagatgcCAGCTGGCTGGCAATCTACAAGGGCACATACAGCTCTGCCATCTTGCACCGATTTTTTCAGCAGGTTTGTTGTTATTTCCTCTTCCCACTGCAGCAAACTGCCAGGAGTCAGTGCTGCTGGCCAATTAGCAACAGGAAGAACAGTTTAAGCACAGATATGGCACAACCAAAATGATAGCCATTCTCACTGTATTGATTATGTTTATTAAgcttgttggtgtgtgtgataTGTCGTACCAGAGGTTGCCAAATAGtacaaagaggcaaaaaaataaaatgtcagtcaAATTACTGCCTTTCTTTTGCTCCAACACTGTACACAGAGTATTGGCAGTGTTGCTGCAGTGGTACTGCTGCAGCGCTGCCTGCTAGTTCAACTACTGTATTTCCATAATTAAAAGTCGGTCTTTTGACAACATGGTCCTGcacatatttcacaataaaaagctttttttgtgAACAAATGAAGGGAGTTGTCCACAGAAACATTgtcaaagtgcttttattttgtagtggaAACACGACatgagttaaaaataaatatttatattttctcaTGCCTGTAACAAATAAAGACACTGTACTGAAAAGTGTTATGATGTCaaattgattatcaaaaaaaTGTTCACTTTCTATTTTTGCTGAAACCCAGACGTCATGTGGAAAAAGTAGGTTAGACTCCTGTTCTCTAGACGCTCTGCAGCTGAGTAGCAGCCATGCTGCATCTGAGCAATGCTGCTCCCGCAGACAGTGTGGCCTGGGCGTAGGAGGAAGACTGTGACCTTTGTGAATGTGATGTATACTCTAAATACGCAGGGACGCACTCTGTACGGCTTCATTGGATAAAAAGATCAACTGGTAATTAATAGTCACACAATACCAGGGTATTTAATATGCTATAAatgaatttattaatttattcggCATATTTCCCACCAGATATTTTGGCTGCTGATATTTTCATCTGCTGGACAAGTGCATGCAACACTGTACATTATGCAAGTCACAAtgcaatattattgtgattttaaacattttactaTGTCACATTATGCAATATAGTGCGATCTATTAccttttcaactgtaaattacattcccagaggaaaaaaagggtcaacatttgttttatgtaacaaaataaaaatctcaaGTCAATCACTTTTATTGCAGCAGAAATGTATCTAACTGATtcaaaattgattttattattctggtaggctaccaaaagtttaattcGTATGTGCAATATTAATTAGATAATCAGACAGACACTTGGTGACTGAGGATCAAAACAATACTGCCAcacaaatgtattgtttttttgcCCCCTACTCCTAACTGTAACTGGGCGGAGGCTGTGAGTAATGTATCTTATATAATCGTGTGtaaggaagagagaaaaaaatatataatataatataatataatcgagtattgataaaaaaaataaatctttggATAAGAAAATGCATGAACCACAGACACATATCAAATCTAAGAGCTCAGTAGAGGATTATTTTATCAATGAATCACATTTTTGTATATTACCATTTTAAACAGCTGCATCTTGCTATCATATCTTTCACCAACAAATAAATCACACTGAAGTGCAAACTGAACTGTAGCAACTGTGCAGCGGCAGCAATCTAAAATTTCATGCTCAAATTGTATGGATCAATTGACCAGCCATGATGTGGGTTCTCACAGATAAAGGGacactttgccaattttcaaccagctttgtatcacatATCAGTGTGGGTACTATGTGTAAATGGTGTGTGGTAAACTTCCCCCCCACCTTGCCAgggcccagatctccctgctcatttgcAACAAAAAACCGCcaaatgacacattttgatTTTAGCATTTTAGGTAACTGTCACATGCAATTCAAGATCGTTTGTTACCAGTTGGCCACCAAATAGGTTTCTGACAAGCCAAAACCAAGAACCGCTCAActtgcattacatcacccaACAGCAGAAGCATTTATTGGTCTagtgcagcacagtgcattctggtagttgtagggtttctacctcttgagcaaaagcgaatTCCACAGCCCTTTTTCTTTGTGATCTCTGGTCATACAGCACCAGTGTCAAAGGTATTTGCATCTTTGTTCTGCACAGACAGCCTAGTAAGGTTTATTCAAACAAGACCGCTGCATCCCCAATgttgtaaaaagagaaaaaggcaGCAATACTTTGTGCAATTCTACTGTTAATGGAAGAACACAAAGAAAATACGGCACCATAGATGACTGGAAGATGTAGATAATGCAACTATAATATCTCCAGTGAAGTTCAGTTTTATATCACAGCAGTCTCGCGACTACAGTTTTAGCCACAACAGGTAAAATATTACTCCAGTATATTAGAACAAGCTCAACACATTTAATAACAAATCTtgtaaaggccaaaacacaccggcgctGTACGACGTGTgtcaaaacagccgcccccattattttctatttacaaacccacaccggcggCGGCTCGACGCGCTGTGgcactttacgctattgtccCATTTTTCCAGTGTCACCGCCCTTGAAAAAgtgctattttgtacttcccagcctagcggactggagtgtgcaatagaaatccggtTGACGCCCTGCAGTGCgatgctttttgtgtgtgttgggggtgacacttgactcgcgtcaatgacaacgccgtcatatgacgccgccggtgtgttttggccttaacaGTAGCCATGCAGGAAATCAGACCATGGTAACGCTCAAACTGAGACCAAGACCAAAATTTTCGGACCTGCCAGAAATCCATCTGAGAGCCGGATCATTGATCATTCAAGCGATTAACTAGGCACAAAGCGCCCCCTCAGTCTGCATGAAAGATGAAAACTGATCTGCCAGAAATTTACCTTAATTCAGGTGACCGATTCAGCGCTAAAAGCAGGCCTAATACTTACAGTGTCTGTGTTACATTAGAACATCCTGTATGTTTCTAAAGCCAGTTTCCATAATTTAACCTGCGATGGCACATGATTAAAACCAGCTATCCTTGTGTATGTTGGCTTTCAAACAATGTAGAAGTCAACATCACAGAAGTTTGGCTAATTGGTGTGAATTTTGTTAAATTATTctgaaatcaaaatcaaaattttTGTTACCTCCCCTATGATTGCTGCACACTCAGTGCCAATAACAATGTTTTGAAAATCAAATATGATGGAGTCTGTCCATCAGTAGCCAGTTTGTGACGCTGACTGTAATCAGAACAGGCCATAGCATAGCTCCCCCGAGGCCCGTCTGACACTTAAAAGAATACCCCCAaagtgaccatttgtatatcaattactcactgcttgttacattgaattcgttaagaaaactttgttgtttttgcatgcctccacggtgaatggagaatccaaaaacaaggAAACATTCTTTATGAATTTAAGTCACTGGGGACCACATTTACCAGAAGCAATACTTTATCAAAACACCCTTTTACAAACACTTACCCTCAGCAGTATAATACAAGTtttatttatccagttgtatgcgcagtactttccaaacacatgcatttttgctaaaacgtTACCATATAAAACACTTAGGAGCGCCTAGGAGCAGCATACAAACTGACTGTTTGTACTAACATGTTTTGAATGTAATATTGTAGCAAAAATGCAGGTGTTTGGGAtttactgagcatacaactggataaacgTTACTTGTACTATACTgtaggagttgtgtgagagtttgaaaacggatgttttgatatagttctgCTGTGGTTAAACGCGGCCCCCGTTTATTTCAATTCAtgaaaatgtttgcttttttttgactctccgttcaccatggaggcatacaaGGAAAAACTagctttcttttttccaaagcATCATGTTGGCAGGAGCCATGGAAACAAATCTGAATACACCCAAATGATGCAAAAAACAATGTGAAGTTGATAACTTACTTTTCCCTGTCCGTCTTGTAGATGCGGGCGATCTCAGGTACTAAGGGGTCATCCGGGTTTGGGTCACACAGCAGAGAGCAGATGGACAGGAGGACTGGAATGGACCAGTTTACCAATCagtattcacaaataaaaacaggcatTTTCAGAGTTCATGTCACTTTCCTTCAGATGAGCCTTGGATGTAAGTCACGCAGACTACTCATCACAGCTCTAGCACTGTTGATAATATGTGGAATTGgggtttaaaaagaaaaaccctTGTGCATGAGGGACACCACTGTAAACAGCATGTCCAGTAATAAGCACTGAATGAAAAGGGCTAAAGCTGACATTTACAGAGAGAGTACTCCAGTTTAATACAAGGACCTCTGTGTGAGAAATGTTGCAATGTATTGTTTGTGGGAAGCATTTCCATCTAAAAAGGAAACCAACATGTTTCCCCGGTTTTTTCATTCTCGCCACACTGTTTATAAAGGCAGTAGCATCTGCCGTCTATCTGGAACCATATGTGCAGTTAAAAGTTTGAAGGCCGGTAAGAAACAAGTCTACCTTTGGAGATGGTGAGAGCCGGAGACCACTGTGATCGCAGAATGTCAAGACAAATGCTGCCGTTGCTGTTGATATTTGGGTGGTAGATTCTTGTGGTAAATGCAACctgaaaacagacagagagaaaagaagtggggggggggggggggggggtgagaaAGAGGGGCAGGTGAGAGGAAtaacaggaaactgaatgaTGTAAAACTTTGGCATGTTTTAGCAGGCAGTAACAGCGAGGCACATAGAGTGCCTCGCTATTACTATGTTTATGTATTCTGTTTCTTTGTATGCGTCTATGTGTTTGCTTACCTTTGGCGGTTTGAAGGGGTAGTCTGTGGGGAAGTGTATGGTCAAGAAGAAAACCCCGCTCTGGTAAGGACTGTCATTCTAATGCAAGGAGAGAAGCCCAGTCATCTCATTACTGACTGAAGTGCAAGGATGACAAATAAATGCCCACAGATGGGATATGAAAATTAAAAGCTGGGGCTGCTGTCGTATGACTAAAAGTTGATCTTCTTTTTAACAAATGTATTAAGTTGTAGATTCGGTTTACTTAGCCCTATCAGATATTGTGTTTAAGTTGTTTGAAGAACACATAAATTCAAAGTCAAGATTGCAGGGTTTTAgagtaaaacaacaacattgtgtCACCACATATGTAACTGTTATTTCCCAGCAAAAACTTAAGCAGAAGTCGTGACTTAATCAGTACAACATAATAAGTGAATACTTACAGGTCCCATTATTGTGGCTTGCCAGTgaaacactgcaaaaaaacagAGACATTGGTTATGAAACACTGAGAACACAACGCATGGCCCAAAAGTGTTAGAATAAATAATGCCACACGAAGTGTGCCTGTTTATTTGTACAGTTGAGTAACAGGCTCTTACATGAAGTGCAACCCAGGACAGATATTCTTGGAGGcggcattttttaaataaaagggAACCTGTTTATAGTGGTCATGGTCAAAGCAATCAACCACTTGTGTGTATGGGAAGGCTGGGGACAGAATGATTCCTATACAAATGCTGTTGAAATAATTTGCTTTTAATAATCAAATAGTACACTTACAGTTTTCACTTTGGGTTTTTCATACATGACAACATGTGGGAAAACTATTTAAAACTTCTTTAATCTTATACTTTAACACAATATCTTGCCTCGCGGTAACCCGTCTGCCTGAGGCAGATGCGGCATACACATTTAAATCATgacgagaaaaacaaagttatttTCTCTCAATAAAAAAAGCGTAGTCTCCTCGAAGCTTATGGCTGCTAGTGATGGAGACGGAAAACAAATGCACATCAGGAAAGCCCCTGTGGTTGAATTTGCCTTCGTCAGGTGGGTCGATAACGTCTGCTCACGTAGAACCCATGTAATGACAAAGCTGTCCTGTACTtttaaacagtcaataaaattcAGTAAATAGAAAAGCTGTCcatttcattactttatattcatgtattaattaaatatacaaatatcAATTTTCtgcacaagaaaaaaatacaataatctGTTACAAAAATCATGCGCTTATAGTGATCAGTTTGACCTGGATAGGTGTGATAAGGGGCCTATGAGGGGTTTCCACAGTAGTAAATGCTCAACAGCCATATAATGGTAGCAGACTCACATTGCTTCTTAAATGAATAATATCAGAATTACTGTTTGAGCGGAAACTGCTATCCTGACACGAGGTATAATTCTAAAAAGCTTGGACAACACACATTgtgacaacaaaaaacaaaccatcAGAATTTGAATTGGCAGCATTTAAACCTGTCTAATTCAAGCTTCCTGTTGAGGTCTGAGGACAAATgtcacattgaaaaaaaaaaagaaaataaaccacAGCAATTATGTTACGAGAAACACTTTCTTGTAGTTTATAGTGGAGCGGTTTATTTGATGTTGGATGGCAGGAAGTGACATGTACAGCAcaatgttgctgctgttttgtctgttctgaTCATGCCACACACATGCTAAAGATGTACAAATATGCTGAGTCTAACATcttaaaaataacaaatgaaTTGGGAGTAAAGAGGGTAATTTGGAGCTGATCTCCATTTTGGATGAGTTTTAAATTGTCAGATTTCTtagatttgttttaaatctcGGACGCAAGCAGTTAGTCTTATCAATGCCTGTACATTGGTGTGATTTAATCCCTGGACACACACTCTGCAGAATACATGCAGCTTTCACATTTAAATGGCACAAAAAGCTGTTCAAATATGCCTGtttatcagtttataaaacTGATTTAAAGCTAGGACGCTTAAAGCACTCATATGGTTAAAGATTTGTTGGTAATGACATTGAAAACAAGTTACTGGATGTCACTGGGACACAAGCTACATGTTACTTGTTTAATGTTAACACTAATTGTCTCGAAGACTATGTTTTTTATACATGAAGGAAAGATCTCTCACCACTGTATCAGTAAACCAGGATAATGTGAACCCTTACACGAGGTAAAATGGAGTTTATAACTTAAATATGGCAAATCAACTGTACCACAGCTTTCACTTTGCAAAACTGTGTTAGATTCACAGGACTATTTCTTCATGTATAaaccaaatttcaaaatgcatcACCACCACAGACA encodes the following:
- the LOC117260577 gene encoding CDGSH iron-sulfur domain-containing protein 1 translates to MSTPGFPSLPQMPMPPLPQAPSSGLTITKEHFIVAVPVAVVAAVGGFLVSHYLNGRSCKKGLVNTSVSKDSPKVVHSFDMEDIGTKAVYCRCWKSKKFPFCDGAHTKHNEETGDNVGPLIIKKKDA
- the ube2d2 gene encoding ubiquitin-conjugating enzyme E2 D2, translated to MALKRIHKELNDLARDPPAQCSAGPVGDDMFHWQATIMGPNDSPYQSGVFFLTIHFPTDYPFKPPKVAFTTRIYHPNINSNGSICLDILRSQWSPALTISKVLLSICSLLCDPNPDDPLVPEIARIYKTDREKYNKIAREWTQKYAM